The Brassica oleracea var. oleracea cultivar TO1000 unplaced genomic scaffold, BOL UnpScaffold01047, whole genome shotgun sequence genome includes a window with the following:
- the LOC106320744 gene encoding uncharacterized protein LOC106320744 produces MSSRWLRPEVYPLFAATGAAVGICAFSLIRNITGNPEVRCTKENRAAGILDNHAEGEKYKENFLRKYVRYKRPEIMPGLNKFFTDPTY; encoded by the exons ATGTCGAGCCGTTGGTTGAGACCTGAG GTGTATCCCTTGTTCGCCGCTACAGGAGCTGCGGTTGGGATCTGTGCGTTCTCGTTGATTAGGAACATCACCGGAAACCCTGAAGTCAG ATGTACCAAGGAGAACAGGGCTGCCGGAATATTGGATAACCATGCAGAGGGAGAGAAGTACAAGGAAAATTTCTTGAGGAAGTATGTTCGCTACAAGCGTCCAGAAATTATGCCTGGACTCAACAAGTTCTTCACTGATCCTACTTACTGA